The following are from one region of the Salvia hispanica cultivar TCC Black 2014 chromosome 1, UniMelb_Shisp_WGS_1.0, whole genome shotgun sequence genome:
- the LOC125189838 gene encoding 60S ribosomal protein L32-1-like, which translates to MAVPLLDKKVVKKRVTKFKRHHSDRYACLKTNWRRPKGIDSRVRRKFKGVTLMPNIGYGSDKKTRHYLPNGFKKFLVHNVKELEILMMHNRKYCAEIAHNVSTRKRKEIVERAAQLDVVVTNKLARLRSQEDE; encoded by the exons ATGGCTGTTCCTTTGTTGGACAAGAAGGTTGTGAAGAAGCGTGTCACCAAGTTTAAGAGGCACCACAGTGACAGATATGCTTGCCTCAAG ACAAATTGGCGCAGGCCCAAGGGTATTGATTCGCGAGTGCGAAGGAAGTTTAAGGGAGTTACCCTTATGCCAAATATTGGCTATGGCTCAGACAAGAAGACCCGCCATTATCTTCCTAATGGcttcaaaaaatttcttgTCCACAACGTCAAAGAGTTAGAAATTTTAATGATGCACAACAG GAAATACTGCGCAGAGATAGCACACAATGTATCCACCCGGAAAAGAAAGGAGATTGTTGAGCGTGCTGCTCAGTTGGATGTAGTGGTTACTAACAAATTGGCTAGGCTGCGCAGTCAGGAAGACGAGTAA
- the LOC125201406 gene encoding adenylylsulfatase HINT3 isoform X1 has product MEARARRRLALLSSHVNPLVETSGTASFSSLMASACNGGNEMKKGEDDCVFCRIVLGEAPALKLYEDDECVCILDTYPLCHGHSLIIPKGHYPSLDATPPSIIGAMCSKVPLISNAVMKVTGCDSFNLLVNNGAAAGQVIYHTHIHIIPRKANDCLWTSESLRRRPMKVDQEVSQLADRIRESLMFVSRYEDSKGQGSSLVVN; this is encoded by the exons ATGGAGGCTCGTGCGCGACGTCGTTTAGCTCTGCTTTCCTCCCACGTGAATCCACTTGTAGAGACCTCGGGCACGGCCTCGTTTAGCTCGCTGATGGCCTCCGCTTGCAACGGAGGGAATGAGATGAAGAAAGGAGAAGATGATTGTGTATTTTGCAGGATTGTTCTCGGTGAAGCTCCTGCTTTAAAA TTATACGAAGATGATGAGTGCGTTTGCATTTTGGATACATATCCTCTATGTCATGG GCACTCTCTTATTATTCCAAAGGGTCATTATCCCTCGTTGGATGCAACTCCTCCATCG ATTATAGGGGCCATGTGTTCGAAAGTGCCTTTGATTAGCAACGCTGTCATGAAAGTTACCGGTTGTG ATTCGTTCAACTTGCTGGTCAACAACGGTGCAGCTGCTGGCCAAGTTATATATCAT ACCCACATCCACATAATACCTCGTAAAGCAAACGACTGCTTGTGGACTTCTGAG TCCCTACGGAGGCGCCCGATGAAGGTGGACCAAGAAGTTTCACAGCTTGCAGACCGCATTCGTGAAAGCTTGATGTTCGTGAGCAGGTACGAAGATAGCAAAGGTCAAGGATCGAGTCTTGTTGTGAATTAG
- the LOC125201406 gene encoding adenylylsulfatase HINT3 isoform X2 produces the protein MEARARRRLALLSSHVNPLVETSGTASFSSLMASACNGGNEMKKGEDDCVFCRIVLGEAPALKLYEDDECVCILDTYPLCHGHSLIIPKGHYPSLDATPPSIIGAMCSKVPLISNAVMKVTGCDSFNLLVNNGAAAGQVIYHFRPTST, from the exons ATGGAGGCTCGTGCGCGACGTCGTTTAGCTCTGCTTTCCTCCCACGTGAATCCACTTGTAGAGACCTCGGGCACGGCCTCGTTTAGCTCGCTGATGGCCTCCGCTTGCAACGGAGGGAATGAGATGAAGAAAGGAGAAGATGATTGTGTATTTTGCAGGATTGTTCTCGGTGAAGCTCCTGCTTTAAAA TTATACGAAGATGATGAGTGCGTTTGCATTTTGGATACATATCCTCTATGTCATGG GCACTCTCTTATTATTCCAAAGGGTCATTATCCCTCGTTGGATGCAACTCCTCCATCG ATTATAGGGGCCATGTGTTCGAAAGTGCCTTTGATTAGCAACGCTGTCATGAAAGTTACCGGTTGTG ATTCGTTCAACTTGCTGGTCAACAACGGTGCAGCTGCTGGCCAAGTTATATATCAT TTCAGACCCACATCCACATAA